Proteins from one Capricornis sumatraensis isolate serow.1 chromosome 2, serow.2, whole genome shotgun sequence genomic window:
- the TRAPPC3 gene encoding trafficking protein particle complex subunit 3 isoform X1 codes for MSRQANRGTESKKMSSELFTLTYGALVTQLCKDYENDEDVNKQLDKIRFSHFFPRGYNIGVRLIEDFLARSNVGRCHDFRETADVIAKVAFKMYLGITPSITNWSPAGDEFSLILENNPLVDFVELPDNHSSLIYSNLLCGVLRGALEMVQMAVEAKFVQDTLKGDGVTEIRMRFIRRIEDNLPAGEE; via the exons AGCTCTGAGCTCTTCACCCTGACCTACGGGGCTCTAGTTACCCAGCTCTGCAAGGACTATGAAAATGATGAAGATGTGAATAAACAGCTGGACAAAAT TCGgttctctcatttctttcccaGGGGCTATAACATTGGAGTCCGACTGATTGAAGATTTCTTGGCACGGTCAAACGTCGGGAGGTGCCATGACTTTCGGGAAACTGCAGATGTCATTGCCAAG GTGGCATTCAAGATGTACTTGGGCATCACTCCAAGCATCACCAATTGGAGCCCAGCTGGTGACGAATTCTCcctcattttggaaaataatccCTTGGTGGACTTTGTGGAACTTCCTGATAACCACTCATCCCTTATTTATTCCAATCTCTTGTGTGGGGTGTTGCGAGGAGCCTTGGAGATG gtccagatggctgtGGAGGCCAAATTTGTCCAGGACACCCTGAAAGGAGACGGTGTGACAGAAATCCGGATGAGGTTCATCAGGCGGATTGAGGACAACCTCCCAGCCGGAGAGGAATGA
- the TRAPPC3 gene encoding trafficking protein particle complex subunit 3 isoform X2 — protein sequence MSRQANRGTESKKMSSELFTLTYGALVTQLCKDYENDEDVNKQLDKMGYNIGVRLIEDFLARSNVGRCHDFRETADVIAKVAFKMYLGITPSITNWSPAGDEFSLILENNPLVDFVELPDNHSSLIYSNLLCGVLRGALEMVQMAVEAKFVQDTLKGDGVTEIRMRFIRRIEDNLPAGEE from the exons AGCTCTGAGCTCTTCACCCTGACCTACGGGGCTCTAGTTACCCAGCTCTGCAAGGACTATGAAAATGATGAAGATGTGAATAAACAGCTGGACAAAAT GGGCTATAACATTGGAGTCCGACTGATTGAAGATTTCTTGGCACGGTCAAACGTCGGGAGGTGCCATGACTTTCGGGAAACTGCAGATGTCATTGCCAAG GTGGCATTCAAGATGTACTTGGGCATCACTCCAAGCATCACCAATTGGAGCCCAGCTGGTGACGAATTCTCcctcattttggaaaataatccCTTGGTGGACTTTGTGGAACTTCCTGATAACCACTCATCCCTTATTTATTCCAATCTCTTGTGTGGGGTGTTGCGAGGAGCCTTGGAGATG gtccagatggctgtGGAGGCCAAATTTGTCCAGGACACCCTGAAAGGAGACGGTGTGACAGAAATCCGGATGAGGTTCATCAGGCGGATTGAGGACAACCTCCCAGCCGGAGAGGAATGA
- the TRAPPC3 gene encoding trafficking protein particle complex subunit 3 isoform X3 — translation MGYNIGVRLIEDFLARSNVGRCHDFRETADVIAKVAFKMYLGITPSITNWSPAGDEFSLILENNPLVDFVELPDNHSSLIYSNLLCGVLRGALEMVQMAVEAKFVQDTLKGDGVTEIRMRFIRRIEDNLPAGEE, via the exons AT GGGCTATAACATTGGAGTCCGACTGATTGAAGATTTCTTGGCACGGTCAAACGTCGGGAGGTGCCATGACTTTCGGGAAACTGCAGATGTCATTGCCAAG GTGGCATTCAAGATGTACTTGGGCATCACTCCAAGCATCACCAATTGGAGCCCAGCTGGTGACGAATTCTCcctcattttggaaaataatccCTTGGTGGACTTTGTGGAACTTCCTGATAACCACTCATCCCTTATTTATTCCAATCTCTTGTGTGGGGTGTTGCGAGGAGCCTTGGAGATG gtccagatggctgtGGAGGCCAAATTTGTCCAGGACACCCTGAAAGGAGACGGTGTGACAGAAATCCGGATGAGGTTCATCAGGCGGATTGAGGACAACCTCCCAGCCGGAGAGGAATGA